A window of the Kosakonia radicincitans DSM 16656 genome harbors these coding sequences:
- the astA gene encoding arginine N-succinyltransferase, translating into MMVIRPVAASDLPALMKLAGKTGGGLTSLPADEATLAARIERARRTWQGELPKGEQGYVFVLEETQSGEVAGICAIEVAVGLNDPWYNYLVGTQVHASKELNVYNALPTLFLSNDHTGSSELCTLFLDPAWRKEGNGYLLSKSRFLFMAAFRDRFNEKVVAEMRGVIDEHGYSPFWESLGKRFFSMEFSRADYLCGTGQKAFIAELMPKHPIYTHFLSDEAQAVIGEVHPQTAPARAVLEKEGFRYRNYVDIFDGGPTLECDVDRVRAIRKSRLVTVAQGQRAPGEWPTCMVANEQYEQFRAMLIKADPNTERLLLSAAELDALKCQPGDTVRLVRLCAEEKSQ; encoded by the coding sequence ATGATGGTGATCCGTCCTGTCGCGGCAAGCGATCTACCGGCGCTGATGAAGCTGGCCGGGAAAACCGGCGGTGGACTGACATCGTTACCAGCCGATGAAGCGACGCTGGCCGCGCGTATTGAGCGTGCCCGCCGCACGTGGCAAGGGGAGTTGCCGAAGGGCGAGCAGGGCTATGTTTTTGTGCTGGAAGAGACGCAAAGCGGTGAAGTGGCCGGGATCTGCGCCATCGAAGTGGCGGTGGGGCTTAACGATCCCTGGTATAACTACCTCGTGGGGACTCAGGTTCATGCGTCGAAAGAGTTGAATGTCTACAATGCGCTGCCAACGTTATTTCTCAGTAACGATCACACCGGCAGCAGCGAGCTGTGCACGCTGTTTCTCGATCCGGCCTGGCGCAAAGAGGGCAACGGCTATCTGCTGTCGAAGTCGCGCTTTCTGTTTATGGCGGCCTTTCGCGATCGCTTTAACGAAAAAGTGGTGGCGGAGATGCGCGGCGTCATCGACGAGCATGGTTACTCGCCGTTCTGGGAGAGCCTGGGAAAACGTTTCTTCTCAATGGAATTCAGCCGTGCTGATTATCTGTGCGGGACCGGGCAGAAAGCGTTTATCGCCGAATTGATGCCCAAACATCCTATTTATACCCACTTCCTCTCCGACGAGGCGCAGGCGGTTATTGGCGAGGTGCATCCGCAGACCGCGCCAGCACGCGCGGTGCTGGAGAAAGAGGGCTTTCGCTACCGCAATTATGTCGACATTTTTGATGGCGGGCCGACGCTGGAATGCGATGTTGACCGGGTGCGGGCGATCCGCAAAAGCCGGCTGGTTACCGTGGCGCAAGGGCAGCGCGCGCCGGGAGAGTGGCCAACCTGCATGGTGGCGAATGAGCAATACGAGCAATTTAGAGCCATGCTTATCAAAGCGGATCCCAACACGGAGCGGCTGCTGTTAAGCGCCGCAGAACTGGATGCGTTGAAATGTCAGCCGGGCGATACCGTGCGGCTGGTTCGCCTGTGTGCCGAGGAGAAATCACAATGA
- the astC gene encoding succinylornithine/acetylornithine transaminase yields the protein MSTSITRENFDQWMLPVYAPAPFIPVRGEGSRLWDQQGNEYIDFAGGIAVNALGHAHPALCKALSEQAAKFWHTGNGYTNEPVLKLAKRLLDATFADRVFFCNSGAEANEAALKLARKYAHDTFGPQKSGIVAFKNAFHGRTLFTVSAGGQPAYSQDFAPLPPQIQHAVYNDLASASALINDDTCAVIVEPMQGEGGVLPASQAFLQGLRDLCTRHNAVLIFDEVQTGVGRTGELYAYMHYGVTPDVLTTAKALGGGFPIGAMLTTETFGKVMNVGTHGTTYGGNPLAGAVAGAVLDIVNTPETLTGVKQRHQWFVEQLTAFNDRHPLFSDIRGLGLLIGCQLVAEHAGKAKQISQLAATEGVMVLIAGGNVVRFAPALNISEEEVRTGLARFTRACEKFLAENVS from the coding sequence ATGTCTACGTCAATTACGCGTGAAAATTTTGATCAATGGATGTTGCCTGTCTACGCGCCAGCGCCTTTTATTCCGGTTCGCGGGGAAGGGTCGCGTTTATGGGATCAACAGGGCAACGAGTACATCGATTTTGCCGGGGGGATTGCGGTAAACGCGCTGGGCCACGCCCATCCCGCATTGTGCAAGGCTCTGAGCGAGCAAGCGGCGAAGTTCTGGCATACCGGCAATGGCTATACCAATGAGCCGGTACTGAAGCTGGCAAAACGGTTGCTGGATGCCACGTTTGCCGATCGCGTTTTCTTCTGTAACTCCGGCGCGGAGGCGAATGAAGCGGCGCTGAAACTGGCACGTAAATATGCCCACGACACTTTCGGCCCGCAGAAAAGCGGCATTGTGGCTTTCAAAAATGCTTTCCATGGCCGCACGCTGTTTACCGTCAGCGCTGGCGGGCAACCGGCCTACTCACAGGATTTTGCGCCGTTGCCGCCGCAGATCCAGCATGCGGTTTACAACGATCTGGCTTCCGCCAGCGCACTGATCAATGACGACACCTGCGCGGTCATTGTTGAACCAATGCAGGGGGAAGGTGGTGTGCTCCCGGCCAGTCAGGCCTTTTTACAGGGCTTGCGCGATCTCTGTACCCGTCACAACGCGGTGCTGATTTTTGATGAAGTGCAGACCGGCGTCGGCCGCACCGGCGAACTGTATGCCTATATGCACTATGGTGTGACACCGGATGTACTGACCACCGCGAAAGCATTGGGCGGCGGTTTCCCGATTGGCGCGATGCTCACCACTGAAACCTTCGGCAAAGTGATGAATGTGGGTACACATGGCACGACCTACGGCGGTAATCCGCTGGCGGGCGCAGTTGCTGGTGCGGTGCTGGATATCGTCAATACGCCGGAAACACTGACCGGTGTGAAACAGCGCCACCAGTGGTTTGTTGAGCAGCTGACGGCGTTCAACGATCGCCATCCTCTGTTCAGTGACATTCGCGGCCTCGGGCTGCTGATTGGCTGCCAACTGGTGGCGGAACATGCCGGAAAAGCGAAACAGATTTCGCAACTGGCGGCAACGGAAGGGGTGATGGTGCTGATTGCCGGTGGCAACGTGGTGCGCTTTGCTCCGGCGCTGAATATCAGTGAAGAAGAGGTTCGCACCGGGCTTGCGCGCTTTACCCGCGCCTGTGAAAAATTCCTTGCGGAGAACGTATCATGA
- the xthA gene encoding exodeoxyribonuclease III — MKFVSFNINGLRARPHQLEALVEQHQPDVIGLQETKVHDDMFPLEEVARLGYNVFYHGQKGHYGVALLTKDTPVSVRRGFPNDGEEAQRRIIMAEIPSPLGNITVINGYFPQGESRDHPLKFPAKEKFYQDLQTFLETELKKENPVLIMGDMNISPTDLDIGIGEENRKRWLRTGKCSFLPEEREWMERLKGWGLVDTYREANPETNDRFSWFDYRSKGFDDNRGLRIDLLLASQPLAERCIETGIDYDIRSMEKPSDHAPVWAKFKV; from the coding sequence ATGAAATTTGTCTCTTTTAATATCAACGGCCTGCGTGCCCGGCCTCATCAACTGGAAGCGCTTGTCGAGCAGCATCAGCCGGACGTAATCGGTCTGCAGGAGACAAAAGTCCATGACGATATGTTTCCGCTCGAAGAGGTGGCGCGACTGGGTTACAACGTCTTTTATCACGGGCAAAAAGGTCACTACGGCGTTGCGCTGTTGACCAAAGATACGCCGGTTTCCGTACGTCGCGGCTTTCCCAACGACGGCGAAGAGGCGCAGCGTCGCATTATCATGGCGGAAATCCCGTCGCCTCTCGGCAATATCACCGTGATTAATGGCTACTTTCCGCAGGGCGAAAGCCGCGACCATCCGCTGAAATTCCCGGCGAAAGAGAAGTTCTACCAGGATCTGCAAACCTTCCTCGAAACCGAGCTGAAAAAAGAGAACCCGGTACTGATCATGGGCGATATGAATATCAGCCCGACGGATCTGGACATCGGCATCGGCGAAGAGAACCGCAAGCGTTGGCTGCGCACCGGGAAATGCTCGTTCCTGCCGGAAGAGCGTGAATGGATGGAGCGCCTGAAGGGCTGGGGTCTGGTGGACACTTACCGCGAAGCAAACCCGGAAACCAACGATCGCTTCTCGTGGTTTGATTACCGCTCCAAAGGCTTTGATGACAACCGTGGCCTGCGCATCGATCTGTTGCTGGCGAGCCAGCCGCTGGCCGAGCGCTGCATCGAAACCGGGATTGATTACGACATTCGCAGCATGGAAAAACCGTCCGATCACGCGCCGGTATGGGCCAAATTTAAGGTCTGA
- a CDS encoding sulfurtransferase: MTSGNPWVTAQWLDDLLQHNPPAETWRLLEVGYNAEPTYRAGHIPGAHYIDTQLVESLPLWNVVPPEILRAVLSRYGLRSDMTVILYGRGNYAAERLAHILLYAGVNDVRLLNGGWQSWQRAGLRQTSDLPPAITAQDFGAPFPARPHFLLNLAQTRQRMAQPETVLVSVRSWDEFSGGSSGYHYISTAGDIPGARWGHAGGNSQFIADYHHPDGTVRSPQEIAALWQQQGITADQQVIFYCGTGWRASLAFLLARALGWQRIAVYDGGWFEWSQQQKMEQTDDNPENS, from the coding sequence ATGACGTCCGGCAATCCGTGGGTTACCGCGCAGTGGCTGGACGATTTACTGCAACACAATCCGCCAGCCGAAACATGGCGGCTGCTGGAAGTCGGCTATAACGCCGAGCCAACCTATCGCGCCGGGCACATTCCCGGCGCGCATTACATTGACACCCAACTTGTCGAAAGCCTGCCGCTGTGGAATGTGGTACCGCCCGAAATACTGCGCGCGGTGCTGTCCCGCTACGGTCTACGCAGCGATATGACTGTCATTCTCTACGGTCGCGGTAACTATGCGGCCGAGCGGCTGGCGCATATTCTGCTGTACGCGGGCGTTAACGATGTCCGTCTGCTGAATGGCGGCTGGCAGAGCTGGCAACGCGCAGGGCTGCGGCAAACGAGCGACCTGCCGCCCGCCATCACCGCGCAGGATTTCGGCGCGCCGTTCCCTGCACGGCCACACTTTTTACTTAACCTGGCGCAAACCCGGCAACGAATGGCGCAGCCAGAAACCGTGCTGGTCAGCGTACGCAGTTGGGATGAATTCAGCGGCGGCAGCAGCGGATATCACTATATTTCCACCGCTGGTGATATTCCCGGCGCGCGCTGGGGACACGCTGGCGGCAACAGCCAGTTTATTGCGGATTACCATCATCCGGATGGCACTGTACGCTCCCCGCAAGAGATTGCCGCATTGTGGCAGCAGCAAGGCATCACCGCCGATCAACAGGTGATTTTTTACTGCGGTACTGGCTGGCGTGCATCGCTGGCATTTTTGCTTGCCCGCGCGCTCGGCTGGCAGAGGATCGCCGTGTATGATGGCGGCTGGTTCGAGTGGAGCCAGCAGCAGAAAATGGAACAGACGGATGACAACCCTGAAAACAGTTGA
- a CDS encoding pyrimidine (deoxy)nucleoside triphosphate diphosphatase has protein sequence MTTLKTVEVVAAIIERDGKILLAQRPPHADQAGLWEFAGGKVETGETQPQALTRELREELGIDAQPACYVASHQREVSGRMIHLHAWHVVAFHGEPTRHYHSALLWCEPADALKQALAPADIPLLEAFMASRDARPAD, from the coding sequence ATGACAACCCTGAAAACAGTTGAGGTGGTCGCGGCGATCATCGAGCGCGATGGCAAAATTTTGCTGGCGCAGCGCCCGCCGCACGCAGATCAAGCCGGGCTATGGGAGTTTGCTGGCGGCAAGGTGGAAACCGGGGAAACGCAGCCGCAGGCGCTAACGCGTGAGCTGCGTGAGGAACTGGGCATTGATGCCCAGCCTGCTTGTTATGTCGCCAGCCACCAGCGGGAAGTGTCCGGGCGGATGATCCATCTGCATGCGTGGCATGTTGTTGCCTTTCATGGCGAGCCAACCCGCCACTATCACAGCGCCTTGCTGTGGTGCGAACCCGCTGACGCCCTGAAACAGGCATTGGCGCCAGCGGATATCCCGCTACTGGAAGCGTTTATGGCTTCACGCGACGCCAGACCAGCGGATTAG
- a CDS encoding DUF1496 domain-containing protein, whose protein sequence is MARLSWIAALLVVAAGNALAERLPSPGIEVNVPPEVFSSGGQTQTTQPCIQCCVYGNQNYSEGAVVKAEGVLLQCQRDERAISTNPLVWRRVKP, encoded by the coding sequence ATGGCCCGTTTATCGTGGATAGCAGCATTACTGGTGGTAGCAGCGGGCAACGCGCTGGCCGAACGTTTACCCTCGCCGGGAATTGAAGTGAATGTCCCCCCGGAAGTCTTTAGCTCCGGCGGGCAGACGCAAACCACGCAGCCGTGCATCCAGTGCTGCGTGTATGGCAATCAAAATTACAGTGAAGGCGCGGTGGTGAAAGCCGAAGGCGTGCTGTTACAGTGCCAGCGCGATGAACGCGCCATTTCCACTAATCCGCTGGTCTGGCGTCGCGTGAAGCCATAA
- the gdhA gene encoding NADP-specific glutamate dehydrogenase: protein MDQTHSLESFLGYVQQRDPHQPEFAQAVREVMTTLWPFLEANPRYRQLSLLERLVEPERVIQFRVAWVDDRNQVQVNRAWRVQFSSAIGPYKGGMRFHPSVNLSILKFLGFEQTFKNALTTLPMGGGKGGSDFDPKGKSDGEVMRFCQALISELYRHLGADTDVPAGDIGVGAREVGFMAGMMKKLSNNTACVFTGKGLTFGGSLIRPEATGYGLVYFTEAMLKRHGLGFEGMRVAVSGSGNVAQYAIEKAMSLGARVITASDSSGTVVDEAGFTAEKLARLCEIKASRDGRIADYAREFGLNYLQGQQPWSVPVDIALPCATQNELAVDAARVLIANGVKAVAEGANMPTTIAATELFLEANVLFAPGKAANAGGVATSGLEMAQNAARLSWKAEKVDARLHHIMLDIHQACVEYGGEGKQTHYVRGANIAGFVKVADAMLAQGVI, encoded by the coding sequence ATGGATCAGACCCACTCTCTTGAATCCTTTCTCGGTTATGTTCAGCAGCGCGATCCGCACCAGCCGGAGTTCGCCCAGGCCGTGCGCGAAGTGATGACCACCCTCTGGCCGTTTCTTGAAGCTAACCCGCGCTATCGCCAGCTGTCGCTGCTGGAGCGGCTGGTTGAACCGGAACGCGTGATCCAGTTTCGCGTGGCCTGGGTTGATGACCGCAACCAGGTGCAGGTCAACCGCGCATGGCGCGTACAGTTCAGCTCCGCCATTGGTCCCTACAAAGGCGGGATGCGTTTTCACCCGTCAGTGAATTTGTCGATTTTGAAATTCCTCGGTTTCGAGCAGACCTTTAAAAATGCGCTGACTACCCTGCCAATGGGCGGCGGCAAAGGTGGCAGCGACTTCGATCCGAAAGGCAAAAGCGACGGCGAAGTGATGCGTTTTTGCCAGGCGTTGATCAGCGAACTGTACCGCCATCTCGGCGCGGATACCGACGTTCCGGCGGGCGATATCGGCGTCGGTGCGCGTGAAGTCGGCTTTATGGCCGGGATGATGAAAAAACTCTCCAACAACACCGCCTGCGTCTTCACCGGCAAAGGGTTGACGTTCGGCGGCAGTTTGATCCGCCCGGAAGCCACCGGCTACGGCCTGGTTTACTTCACCGAAGCGATGCTGAAACGCCACGGTCTCGGTTTTGAAGGGATGCGCGTGGCGGTTTCCGGTTCCGGCAATGTGGCGCAGTACGCCATCGAAAAAGCGATGTCCCTTGGCGCGCGCGTGATCACGGCTTCTGATTCCAGCGGCACTGTCGTTGATGAAGCCGGTTTTACGGCGGAAAAACTGGCCCGTCTGTGTGAAATCAAAGCCAGTCGCGATGGCCGGATCGCCGACTATGCGCGGGAGTTTGGCCTGAACTATCTGCAGGGCCAGCAGCCATGGTCCGTGCCCGTGGATATTGCGCTGCCGTGCGCCACGCAGAATGAACTGGCTGTGGATGCAGCACGCGTGCTGATCGCCAACGGCGTGAAAGCGGTGGCCGAAGGGGCGAATATGCCCACCACTATCGCGGCGACCGAACTGTTCCTTGAAGCAAACGTGCTGTTCGCGCCGGGTAAAGCCGCCAATGCGGGCGGCGTAGCCACTTCCGGGCTGGAGATGGCACAGAATGCCGCGCGTTTAAGCTGGAAAGCAGAGAAAGTGGACGCCCGTCTGCACCACATCATGCTTGATATTCATCAGGCCTGCGTCGAATACGGCGGTGAAGGTAAACAGACGCACTATGTGCGCGGCGCCAACATCGCCGGTTTTGTGAAAGTCGCCGACGCGATGCTGGCGCAGGGTGTGATTTAA